A region from the Leptospirillum ferriphilum ML-04 genome encodes:
- the prsR gene encoding PEP-CTERM-box response regulator transcription factor, protein MTHETPEALSFQPSILIVDDDPVVLKQMTWLFKGEYPVLTADSASSAIEIFVREKPPVAILDLSLGKDSGQDGIDLLRFFAEADPHFHGIILSGSIDRPRALEAVRLGAYDLLDKSVDPEELKRVVGRACNRALLSRTPARPKELSPSAEESNPFPGIVTKNPGMKEMLRILQKISATDVSVLITGESGTGKELFARAIHERSPRKNGPFVAINCGAIPESLLESELFGHEKGAFTGATESRAGKFEAAHHGTLFLDEVAELQIELQVKLLRVLQDKIVERVGSRNGKQLDVRIIAATNQPLNELMARGRFREDLYYRLSVMSFHLPPLRDRGEDVLLLAQHFLEKFRTEYNKPQVIDFNRECLDVIRKHDWPGNIRELENRIQRAVIIASGKWVTREDLDIGLDSRKHGESTLSMNLTGAREEAEKRMLVEAFEQARGNISHVARMIGTSRPTVHALIKKHGLSPKEFKE, encoded by the coding sequence ATGACGCACGAGACCCCCGAAGCCCTCTCTTTCCAACCATCGATCCTGATCGTGGACGACGATCCGGTCGTGCTGAAGCAGATGACGTGGCTGTTCAAGGGAGAGTATCCCGTCCTGACCGCCGACAGCGCCTCCTCCGCCATTGAGATCTTTGTCCGGGAAAAACCTCCGGTCGCGATCCTCGATCTGTCGCTTGGCAAGGACTCCGGGCAGGACGGCATCGATCTTCTCCGCTTTTTCGCCGAAGCCGACCCGCATTTTCACGGGATCATCCTGAGCGGATCCATCGACCGGCCCCGGGCGCTGGAGGCGGTTCGCCTCGGCGCTTACGACCTTCTCGACAAATCCGTCGACCCCGAAGAGCTGAAACGGGTGGTGGGCCGGGCCTGCAACCGGGCTCTTCTTTCCCGGACTCCCGCCCGCCCGAAAGAATTATCCCCCTCTGCCGAGGAGTCCAATCCATTTCCAGGCATCGTCACAAAAAATCCCGGCATGAAGGAGATGCTCCGGATCTTGCAAAAGATCAGCGCCACGGACGTGTCGGTTCTGATCACGGGAGAAAGTGGAACGGGCAAAGAGTTGTTCGCCCGGGCCATCCATGAACGAAGCCCCCGCAAGAATGGGCCTTTCGTCGCCATCAATTGCGGCGCCATTCCGGAGAGCCTTCTCGAAAGCGAACTGTTCGGGCATGAGAAAGGAGCGTTTACGGGAGCGACGGAAAGCCGGGCCGGAAAATTCGAAGCCGCCCATCACGGAACGCTCTTTTTGGATGAAGTGGCCGAACTTCAGATCGAACTTCAGGTGAAGCTTCTGCGGGTCTTGCAGGACAAGATCGTCGAACGGGTCGGAAGCCGGAACGGAAAGCAGCTCGATGTGCGGATCATCGCCGCCACCAACCAGCCACTGAACGAGCTGATGGCCCGGGGACGCTTTCGGGAAGACCTCTATTACCGTCTGTCCGTCATGAGCTTCCATCTTCCACCTCTTCGGGACCGGGGAGAAGATGTCCTCCTCCTGGCCCAGCACTTTCTGGAGAAGTTTCGGACGGAATACAACAAACCCCAGGTGATCGACTTCAACAGGGAGTGTCTGGACGTCATCCGGAAACACGACTGGCCGGGAAACATCCGGGAGCTCGAAAACCGGATCCAGAGGGCGGTGATCATCGCCAGCGGGAAATGGGTCACCCGGGAGGATCTCGATATCGGTCTCGACTCCAGAAAACATGGAGAAAGCACTCTTTCCATGAATCTGACAGGGGCCCGGGAAGAGGCGGAAAAACGGATGCTGGTGGAAGCGTTCGAACAGGCGCGCGGAAACATCAGCCACGTGGCCCGCATGATCGGCACCAGCCGGCCCACGGTCCACGCGCTGATCAAAAAGCACGGCCTGAGCCCGAAGGAATTCAAGGAATAA